The Desmonostoc muscorum LEGE 12446 genome includes a region encoding these proteins:
- a CDS encoding SRPBCC family protein gives MQGWLSKFIHRKRRRFCASLVRTYREISSASVDELWQKVVDLTDVSWHPLLKSTNVPYGLVPQPGLIFHAVTRFSPIPIRIFVERVNPREMLSIRVLAIPGIEERVTYQVESTVCGTCLSYSVTLRGWLSPLIWSLSRPYADRVARSLVEAVEKAALPAVSTKKKSLNDSCFDF, from the coding sequence ATGCAAGGTTGGTTATCCAAATTCATCCACCGCAAACGTCGTCGGTTTTGCGCTTCTCTGGTGCGGACTTATCGAGAGATTAGTTCTGCTTCTGTAGATGAACTGTGGCAAAAAGTGGTTGATTTAACAGATGTTTCCTGGCATCCACTACTTAAAAGTACTAATGTGCCCTACGGATTAGTACCCCAACCAGGATTAATTTTTCATGCTGTAACACGCTTTTCGCCGATTCCTATCCGGATTTTTGTGGAACGCGTCAATCCTAGAGAAATGCTGAGTATCCGAGTTCTGGCAATTCCTGGTATAGAAGAACGGGTAACTTACCAAGTAGAATCAACGGTTTGTGGTACTTGTTTATCTTATTCTGTAACGCTACGCGGTTGGTTGTCGCCCCTAATTTGGTCTTTATCTCGTCCTTATGCAGACCGTGTTGCACGCTCTTTAGTTGAAGCAGTAGAAAAGGCCGCATTACCAGCAGTATCAACTAAGAAAAAATCCCTAAATGACAGTTGTTTTGATTTTTAG
- a CDS encoding chromophore lyase CpcT/CpeT, whose amino-acid sequence MNFSPQLIALGEYLAGEFDNREQAIGEPIWYVHLRLWQRPVNLFAEDSITLFAEQANIIKLDQPYRQRIMRLRQRSDSHAPLEVQYYMLKNPEALRGAGDNSALLNTLSPNQLDLLPGCILAVTHETLGGDRYKFTATPLPETRCTFTYLGNTIQVSLGFEATAAEFHSYDKGINPATGQATWGAIMGPYRYTKRNQY is encoded by the coding sequence ATGAACTTCTCGCCACAGTTAATTGCTTTAGGTGAGTACCTAGCTGGTGAATTTGATAATCGGGAACAAGCCATAGGAGAACCTATTTGGTATGTCCACCTGCGCCTTTGGCAAAGACCAGTTAATCTGTTCGCAGAAGATAGCATCACCCTATTTGCCGAACAGGCTAATATCATTAAGCTAGATCAACCTTACCGCCAAAGAATTATGCGGTTGCGTCAGAGAAGCGATTCTCATGCGCCTCTGGAAGTGCAATATTACATGCTGAAAAATCCAGAAGCATTAAGAGGCGCAGGTGATAATTCTGCCTTACTAAATACACTTTCACCCAATCAATTAGATTTACTACCAGGTTGTATCCTCGCAGTTACTCACGAAACACTAGGTGGCGATCGCTATAAGTTTACCGCTACCCCATTACCAGAAACTCGTTGCACCTTCACTTATCTTGGCAATACCATCCAAGTTTCCTTGGGGTTTGAAGCCACAGCAGCAGAATTTCACAGCTACGACAAAGGAATTAACCCCGCAACTGGACAAGCAACTTGGGGAGCAATTATGGGGCCTTATCGCTACACCAAGCGAAATCAGTATTGA
- a CDS encoding MotA/TolQ/ExbB proton channel family protein, which translates to MDILDLFYKGGPAMWPLLVLSILSLSVIFERFWFWLRILTQEKQIVDRVLDAAHDDWQVAADIARLANHQPVGRFLYAPLHLGKSDAETFRLALESTAEDELAGMRRGEKLLEAVIALAPLLGLLGTVLGLIQSLRAIRIGDLGTESTAGVTTGIGESLISTAAGLIVAIISLVFYRLFQSFVVNQVKVFRKAGNELELLYRQSPPDFSNATSPIARDNLTPPRKQGKNRFSDPPEPPILP; encoded by the coding sequence GTGGATATTTTAGATTTGTTTTACAAGGGCGGACCAGCGATGTGGCCGTTGCTGGTTTTATCGATTTTATCTTTGAGTGTAATTTTCGAGCGTTTTTGGTTCTGGCTCCGAATTTTAACTCAAGAAAAGCAAATAGTCGATCGCGTCCTAGATGCTGCCCATGATGATTGGCAAGTCGCTGCCGATATCGCAAGACTTGCAAATCATCAGCCTGTGGGGCGTTTTCTCTATGCGCCTTTACACTTAGGCAAAAGTGATGCGGAAACCTTTCGTCTAGCCCTGGAGTCCACAGCCGAAGATGAATTGGCTGGAATGCGGCGGGGTGAAAAACTTTTAGAAGCCGTAATAGCTCTAGCGCCACTGCTGGGATTATTGGGTACGGTTTTAGGTTTAATCCAGTCTTTGCGGGCAATTCGCATTGGCGATTTGGGAACTGAATCTACTGCTGGGGTGACTACTGGTATTGGTGAATCGTTGATTAGTACAGCAGCAGGATTAATAGTTGCCATCATTAGTTTGGTATTCTACCGCCTATTCCAAAGTTTTGTAGTTAACCAGGTCAAAGTTTTTCGCAAAGCAGGGAATGAGTTGGAATTACTCTACCGCCAGTCTCCGCCTGATTTTAGTAATGCTACATCACCAATTGCGCGGGATAATTTGACACCACCCCGCAAACAGGGTAAAAACAGGTTTTCTGATCCTCCTGAGCCGCCAATCCTACCTTAG
- a CDS encoding HAS-barrel domain-containing protein, whose amino-acid sequence MRLPLPQFDTSDRHPNHFAEVIETTTTEFLAQCLEPEDLSFPSMPPFGSWVCAVDEESGNLVYAVVYYATTMPIDSVHRARALGLSLQDLREEQPQIFAMLRTEFRAAIVGFELSSQNPSYNRRVYQYLPPRPPQIHQAVYRCEPEAIIKFTEELDFLRTLLCINSAPVDALTAAAIRDVYQLRKADREWLIKAGRNLSVLLKDDYDRLRFILSQIHP is encoded by the coding sequence ATGCGCCTCCCATTACCACAGTTTGACACAAGCGATCGCCATCCCAACCACTTTGCCGAGGTGATTGAAACTACAACTACTGAATTTTTGGCACAGTGTTTGGAACCAGAAGATTTAAGTTTTCCCTCTATGCCGCCTTTTGGTAGTTGGGTTTGTGCTGTGGATGAAGAATCTGGCAATCTGGTTTATGCGGTGGTGTATTATGCCACTACCATGCCCATAGATTCCGTACATCGAGCTAGGGCTTTGGGCTTGTCCTTGCAAGACTTACGGGAGGAACAACCCCAGATATTTGCCATGCTCAGAACAGAATTCCGAGCTGCGATTGTTGGATTTGAACTATCTTCACAAAATCCAAGTTATAACCGAAGAGTATATCAGTATCTACCACCCCGTCCTCCGCAAATTCATCAAGCTGTTTATCGGTGTGAACCAGAAGCGATCATTAAATTTACTGAAGAACTAGATTTCTTGCGGACACTTCTTTGTATCAATAGTGCGCCAGTAGATGCCTTGACGGCAGCTGCCATTCGAGATGTATACCAGTTACGCAAAGCTGACCGAGAATGGCTAATTAAAGCTGGGCGAAACCTGAGCGTGTTACTCAAAGACGATTACGATCGCTTGCGGTTCATTTTGAGTCAAATCCACCCGTAG
- a CDS encoding NAD(P)H dehydrogenase subunit NdhS, which produces MILPGATVRVNNPADTYYRSEGLVQRVSDGKVAVLFEGGNWDKLITFRLKELELVETTAGRKKGK; this is translated from the coding sequence ATGATTCTGCCTGGAGCAACTGTTCGTGTTAATAATCCCGCAGATACCTATTATCGCTCTGAAGGACTCGTGCAACGGGTGAGTGATGGCAAGGTAGCCGTACTGTTTGAAGGTGGTAACTGGGATAAATTAATTACCTTCCGCCTGAAGGAATTAGAACTCGTTGAAACCACAGCCGGACGTAAAAAAGGAAAATAG
- a CDS encoding STAS domain-containing protein → MIHIDQKSYTTQDGNTVIVLTPAGRLDITTAWQFRLKLQECISKLSRHVVVNLGQVNFIDSSGLTSLVAGMRDADKVKGSFRICNVHPEAKLVFEVTMMDTVFEIFETEEEALEGVPRSIAS, encoded by the coding sequence GTGATTCACATAGACCAAAAAAGTTATACAACCCAAGACGGAAACACTGTTATTGTCTTGACACCAGCAGGTCGCCTAGACATCACCACTGCTTGGCAATTTCGCCTAAAGTTACAAGAGTGTATTTCTAAACTCAGTCGCCATGTGGTTGTGAATCTGGGTCAGGTCAATTTTATTGATAGTTCTGGTCTCACGTCTTTGGTAGCTGGAATGCGTGATGCAGATAAAGTCAAGGGTAGTTTCCGCATCTGTAATGTACATCCAGAAGCCAAACTCGTGTTTGAAGTGACAATGATGGATACTGTGTTTGAAATCTTTGAAACCGAAGAGGAAGCTTTAGAAGGTGTACCTCGTAGTATTGCTAGCTAA
- the rodA gene encoding rod shape-determining protein RodA, which translates to MLLKRSLPKIRWKSWVKPWQYVDWLLFCLPVAVSIFGGVMILSTELKQPVTDWWWHWLVAGIGVLIALFLARIRYEILMQYHWVTYALTNFSLIAVMIAGSSAKGAQRWISIAGFNVQPSEFAKVGMIITLAALLHKRTASKLESVFRVLAITAIPWGLVFLQPDLATSMVFAAIVLGMLYWANANPGWLILMISPVVAAILFSISWPLAEPIVLLKELSFGPLGIVWSVAMGIVGWRTLPWRRFGLGAMGALSLNILGGELGVFAWNHILKPYQKDRLTVFMDPDHDPLGAGYHLIQSRIAIGAGEIWGWGLFKGPMTQLNFVPEQHTDFIFSAVGEEFGFVGCLVVLFVFCLICFRLLHVAQTATDNFGSLLAIGVLSMIVFQLIVNVGMTVGLAPVAGIPLPWMSYGRSAMLTNFISLGIVESVANFRQRQKYY; encoded by the coding sequence ATGTTATTAAAACGATCGCTCCCCAAAATTCGCTGGAAGTCTTGGGTTAAGCCCTGGCAATATGTAGATTGGTTACTATTTTGTTTACCGGTTGCTGTCAGCATTTTTGGCGGCGTGATGATCCTCAGTACGGAACTCAAGCAGCCAGTAACTGATTGGTGGTGGCATTGGTTAGTAGCGGGTATTGGTGTGCTGATAGCACTGTTTTTAGCTCGTATCCGTTACGAAATCTTGATGCAGTATCACTGGGTAACCTACGCACTGACGAACTTCAGCTTAATCGCCGTGATGATTGCTGGTAGTAGCGCTAAAGGAGCGCAGCGGTGGATTAGTATCGCTGGCTTTAACGTGCAACCCTCAGAGTTTGCCAAAGTCGGTATGATTATTACCTTAGCAGCCTTGTTACACAAGCGCACTGCTTCTAAACTCGAAAGTGTTTTCCGTGTCTTGGCAATCACTGCTATACCTTGGGGTTTAGTATTTTTACAGCCAGATTTAGCAACATCAATGGTATTTGCAGCGATCGTTTTGGGAATGCTCTACTGGGCCAATGCTAACCCAGGCTGGTTAATTCTGATGATTTCTCCTGTGGTTGCTGCGATTTTGTTTAGTATATCTTGGCCTTTAGCAGAGCCGATAGTTTTACTTAAAGAGCTATCTTTTGGCCCGTTGGGCATAGTTTGGTCAGTGGCTATGGGTATTGTGGGCTGGCGAACTCTCCCCTGGCGTCGATTTGGTTTAGGTGCTATGGGTGCGTTGAGTCTTAATATACTCGGTGGTGAATTAGGAGTTTTTGCCTGGAATCATATTTTGAAACCGTATCAAAAAGACCGGCTAACTGTATTCATGGACCCCGATCACGATCCCCTTGGTGCTGGATATCACCTCATTCAATCTCGCATTGCTATCGGTGCTGGTGAAATTTGGGGATGGGGTCTATTCAAAGGCCCAATGACCCAACTGAATTTCGTCCCAGAACAGCATACAGACTTTATTTTTTCAGCAGTTGGTGAAGAATTCGGTTTTGTTGGTTGTTTGGTGGTGCTATTTGTCTTCTGCTTAATTTGTTTCCGCTTACTGCATGTTGCTCAAACCGCCACAGACAATTTTGGTTCTTTGTTGGCTATTGGCGTTTTATCCATGATTGTGTTTCAGTTAATTGTCAACGTTGGCATGACTGTCGGCTTAGCACCTGTAGCAGGAATTCCCTTACCTTGGATGAGTTACGGGCGTTCTGCTATGCTTACTAACTTCATTTCCTTGGGAATAGTAGAATCGGTAGCAAATTTTCGCCAACGACAGAAGTATTATTGA
- a CDS encoding phage holin family protein: MNIVTLLIVWIVTAISLLIISKLPLGVEIDTPGKAFLSAAVLGIVTAIVRPILSLVFAVPNLLTLDLLSSIFTFMIAVVCFSIAAWLVEGFRLRYGVWSAVIGAFALTLINSLIYKILGV; encoded by the coding sequence ATGAATATTGTGACGCTTTTAATTGTTTGGATAGTAACAGCTATCAGCTTGTTAATAATTAGTAAATTACCATTGGGAGTTGAAATTGACACTCCAGGTAAAGCCTTCTTGTCCGCAGCAGTGCTTGGTATTGTGACAGCAATAGTCAGACCTATTTTAAGTCTCGTTTTCGCAGTACCAAATTTACTGACGTTAGACTTACTATCCAGCATTTTCACATTTATGATTGCTGTAGTTTGTTTTAGTATTGCTGCTTGGTTAGTCGAAGGCTTTCGTTTACGTTACGGTGTTTGGAGTGCTGTTATTGGAGCATTTGCGCTGACTTTAATTAACAGCTTAATCTACAAAATATTGGGTGTATAA
- a CDS encoding Mrp/NBP35 family ATP-binding protein, translating to MYDVLDSRSVLEVLRPVQDPELRKSLVELNMIRNVKIDGGKVSFTLVLTTPACPLREFIVEDCQKAVKKLPGVTDVSIEVTAETPQQKSLPDRTGISGVKNIIAVSSGKGGVGKSTVAVNVAVALAQTGAKVGLLDADIYGPNDPTMLGLADAEIVVRSTEKGDILEPAFNHGVKLVSMGFLIDRDQPVIWRGPMLNGVIRQFLYQVEWGELDYLIVDMPPGTGDAQLTLTQAVPMAGAVIVTTPQNVALLDSRKGLRMFQQMNVPVLGIVENMSYFIPPDMPDKQYDIFGSGGGSKTAAELEVPLLGCVPLEISTRVGGDSGVPIVVGDPDSASAKALKAIALTIAGKVSVAALT from the coding sequence ATGTACGATGTCCTTGATTCCCGCTCTGTCTTAGAAGTGTTGCGACCAGTGCAAGACCCAGAACTTCGCAAAAGTCTGGTAGAACTGAATATGATTCGCAATGTCAAAATTGATGGTGGCAAGGTTAGTTTCACTTTAGTGTTAACTACTCCTGCTTGTCCTTTACGTGAATTTATCGTTGAAGACTGTCAGAAAGCTGTTAAAAAACTACCAGGTGTTACAGATGTAAGCATAGAAGTCACAGCAGAAACGCCCCAACAAAAAAGCTTACCTGACCGCACTGGCATTTCTGGGGTAAAAAATATCATTGCTGTTTCCAGCGGCAAAGGTGGTGTTGGTAAAAGTACTGTAGCGGTGAATGTCGCAGTGGCTTTAGCCCAAACTGGGGCGAAAGTCGGCTTACTAGATGCTGATATTTACGGACCTAATGACCCTACTATGCTGGGGCTAGCCGATGCCGAAATTGTTGTGCGTTCAACTGAAAAAGGTGACATCCTGGAACCTGCTTTTAATCACGGCGTCAAATTGGTTTCAATGGGCTTTTTGATTGACCGAGATCAACCAGTAATTTGGCGGGGACCAATGCTAAATGGTGTAATTCGCCAGTTTCTCTATCAAGTTGAGTGGGGAGAATTAGACTACTTGATTGTAGATATGCCACCGGGAACCGGAGATGCTCAGCTAACTTTAACCCAAGCAGTACCGATGGCAGGGGCAGTAATTGTCACCACACCGCAAAATGTAGCGCTGTTAGATTCTCGTAAGGGATTACGGATGTTCCAGCAGATGAACGTCCCGGTATTAGGGATTGTGGAAAATATGAGTTATTTTATCCCACCAGATATGCCAGATAAGCAGTATGACATCTTTGGTTCCGGGGGTGGTTCCAAAACGGCTGCTGAATTGGAAGTGCCACTTTTGGGCTGTGTACCGCTAGAAATTTCCACGCGAGTTGGCGGTGATAGCGGTGTGCCAATAGTGGTTGGCGATCCAGATTCAGCTTCGGCAAAAGCATTAAAAGCGATCGCTCTTACCATTGCTGGCAAAGTATCAGTCGCAGCTTTGACATAA
- the psb29 gene encoding photosystem II biogenesis protein Psp29, translating into MNNVRTVSDTKRTFYNLHTRPINTIYRRVVEELMVEMHLLSVNIDFSYNPIYALGVVTTFDRFMEGYQPERDQESIFNALCQAIEQDPQRYRQDAERLRALGKSLPVKDLIAWLSQTTNLDRDADLQGQLQAIANNPNFKYNRLFAIGVFSLLELSDPELVKDEKQLTEALKAIAGGLHLSDDKFSKDLELYRSNLDKMAQALIVMADMLSADRKKREQRKQQSTTQVAPPASNE; encoded by the coding sequence GTGAATAACGTCCGTACAGTCTCTGATACAAAGCGAACTTTCTACAATCTGCATACCCGTCCGATCAACACTATTTACCGTCGGGTAGTAGAAGAATTGATGGTGGAAATGCATCTGCTGTCAGTAAATATTGATTTCAGCTACAATCCAATTTATGCCTTGGGTGTCGTCACTACTTTTGACCGCTTCATGGAAGGCTATCAACCAGAACGAGATCAAGAATCTATTTTTAACGCCCTATGTCAGGCTATAGAACAAGACCCGCAACGCTATCGACAGGATGCCGAAAGATTGCGGGCTTTAGGTAAAAGTTTGCCAGTTAAAGATTTAATTGCGTGGCTGAGCCAAACTACTAACTTAGATCGAGATGCTGATTTACAAGGACAATTGCAAGCGATCGCCAACAATCCTAACTTTAAATACAACCGTTTGTTTGCAATTGGTGTATTTTCATTATTGGAATTGTCAGATCCTGAATTAGTTAAAGACGAAAAGCAACTCACAGAAGCACTCAAAGCGATCGCTGGTGGCTTGCACTTGTCTGATGACAAGTTCAGCAAGGATTTGGAACTATACCGTTCTAACCTAGACAAGATGGCGCAAGCACTGATAGTGATGGCAGATATGCTCTCAGCCGATCGGAAAAAACGCGAACAACGGAAACAACAATCAACTACTCAAGTTGCTCCTCCAGCTTCCAATGAATAG
- the hemF gene encoding oxygen-dependent coproporphyrinogen oxidase gives MLINSQTPTVAAESLKSLPPTDAQTRVSQFMKQLQDEITQALTELDGVGKFLEDSWERPEGGGGRSRVLRDGAIFEQGGVNFSEVWGSHLPPSILAQRPEAAGHGFYATGTSMVLHPRNPYVPTVHLNYRYFEAGPVWWFGGGLDLTPYYPFAEDATHLHKTLKQACDQHHPEYYPVFKRWCDEYFYLKHRGETRGVGGLFFDYQDGRGTLYRGPDPNGGAAIHSNEVGELAPRSWEDLFAFVQGCGRAFLPAYVPIVERRHGIEYGDRQRNFQLYRRGRYVEFNLVYDRGTIFGLQTNGRTESILMSLPPLVRWEYGYQPEPNSPEAELYEIFLKPQDWINWK, from the coding sequence ATGTTGATCAACTCGCAAACACCAACTGTAGCAGCAGAATCATTGAAGTCTTTGCCACCAACTGACGCTCAGACTAGGGTCAGTCAGTTTATGAAACAGCTGCAAGACGAAATTACGCAAGCTTTAACAGAACTGGATGGTGTGGGCAAGTTTCTAGAAGATAGTTGGGAACGCCCAGAAGGAGGTGGAGGGCGATCGCGTGTCCTACGCGATGGTGCAATATTTGAACAAGGTGGTGTCAATTTTTCTGAAGTTTGGGGTTCCCATTTGCCGCCCTCAATTTTAGCTCAACGCCCGGAAGCCGCAGGACACGGCTTTTATGCCACGGGAACTTCAATGGTGTTACACCCGCGTAATCCCTACGTGCCTACAGTCCATCTCAATTATCGCTACTTTGAAGCTGGGCCAGTGTGGTGGTTTGGCGGTGGTCTGGACTTGACTCCTTATTACCCCTTTGCTGAAGATGCAACACATTTACATAAAACTTTAAAACAGGCTTGTGACCAACACCACCCAGAGTATTACCCAGTATTTAAGCGCTGGTGTGACGAATATTTCTACCTGAAGCATCGCGGTGAAACAAGGGGCGTGGGGGGTCTATTTTTTGATTACCAAGACGGCCGGGGTACTTTATATCGTGGGCCCGATCCCAATGGAGGAGCAGCTATTCATAGCAACGAAGTGGGAGAGCTAGCACCACGCAGTTGGGAAGATTTATTTGCCTTTGTGCAAGGCTGTGGTAGAGCATTTTTACCAGCCTACGTACCAATTGTAGAACGGCGACATGGGATTGAGTATGGCGATCGCCAACGAAATTTCCAACTCTATCGTCGGGGACGATATGTAGAATTTAACTTGGTTTACGACCGAGGTACCATTTTTGGTCTGCAAACTAACGGACGCACCGAATCAATTCTCATGTCCTTACCACCTTTGGTGCGTTGGGAATACGGCTATCAGCCAGAACCCAATTCCCCCGAAGCCGAGTTGTATGAAATCTTCTTGAAACCTCAAGATTGGATCAATTGGAAATAA
- a CDS encoding cation:proton antiporter domain-containing protein, with protein MELTSKVLALEPTSQVLGKEPIVSFAILLVVILVIPVMFERLRLPGLVGLVFSGLVLGPSGWHLFQSDSAMINLLSDIGLIYLLFVAGLEVDLEQFRKRKSRAFGFASLTFSVPLIVGTLLGLILGYGWTTSILIGSLFASYTLLAYPIITRLGVVNNEAVTVTIGATIFTDIGAVLILGVCVAIARNQAFSLAGLLTLSGWLTIYSVAVVAGFDWAGKEFFRRSGDDEGNKFLFVLLSVFLAAVGAQLIGVDKIVGAFLVGLAVNEAVGEGPVKEKVVFIGSVLFIPIFFVDLGLLINLPAFLNNLNALKLTLLIIVGLIASKLIAALLAKLVYCYNWREMLTMWSLSLPQVSTTLAATLIGYRAGLLSSEILHSVIVLMLVTSTLGPFITARIAVGLASSPAADPPPTTLPDRDVPETDSALTIVVPVYNPQTQQYLIEMAALLARQSKGKIVPLAIATAAAHMDAPQLEASLERSERLLTKATAQSRVLGLAAQSVLRIDDAFAQGISRAAREQKASLIVMGWGKRTGLRALLFGNVVDGVLWAAHCPVAVTRLVESPKKIQRILVPVENLTAPILQPVQFAQMLAQANQSHITVLNVCDRRTSSSKIAWRRSHLSLLISKLALPNAPEIQIIAHENVAQAILQAARLYDLVVLPFIRNRTSPGGLAISDVTTELARQLTCSIVMLGEPQRTQTNVAISETANSITSAV; from the coding sequence ATGGAACTCACATCAAAAGTTCTTGCTCTGGAACCAACTTCCCAAGTTCTTGGCAAGGAACCCATTGTTTCCTTTGCTATTTTGCTGGTGGTGATCTTAGTTATACCTGTCATGTTCGAGCGACTAAGATTACCAGGATTAGTGGGTTTGGTTTTCTCTGGACTAGTACTTGGCCCTTCGGGCTGGCATCTATTTCAGTCTGACTCGGCAATGATTAACCTACTATCAGATATTGGGTTAATATACTTGCTATTTGTCGCAGGGCTAGAAGTCGATCTAGAACAATTCCGCAAGAGGAAAAGTCGTGCCTTTGGGTTTGCTAGCTTGACTTTCAGTGTACCTTTAATTGTGGGAACCCTACTAGGTCTGATTTTAGGCTATGGCTGGACTACTTCAATTTTAATTGGCTCTTTATTTGCTTCCTATACCCTTTTGGCATATCCCATAATCACTCGTTTGGGAGTGGTAAATAATGAAGCAGTTACTGTTACCATTGGAGCAACAATTTTTACAGATATTGGTGCAGTACTAATATTAGGGGTTTGTGTAGCTATCGCTCGTAATCAAGCATTCAGCTTGGCTGGGCTACTCACATTGTCGGGTTGGTTAACCATTTACTCTGTTGCTGTTGTCGCAGGATTTGATTGGGCAGGTAAAGAGTTTTTTCGCCGTTCAGGAGACGATGAAGGAAACAAATTTTTGTTTGTGTTGCTTTCTGTGTTTCTTGCTGCTGTGGGCGCTCAATTGATTGGAGTAGACAAAATTGTTGGTGCTTTTTTAGTGGGTTTGGCGGTAAATGAAGCTGTGGGTGAAGGCCCAGTCAAAGAAAAGGTGGTGTTTATTGGCAGTGTACTATTCATTCCGATTTTCTTTGTTGACCTTGGTTTACTGATCAATTTACCTGCCTTTTTGAATAACCTGAACGCCCTCAAGTTAACGCTGCTGATTATAGTCGGTTTAATTGCCAGTAAATTGATCGCAGCTTTGTTGGCAAAACTAGTCTACTGCTATAACTGGCGAGAAATGCTGACAATGTGGTCGCTATCACTTCCCCAGGTTAGTACAACCTTAGCAGCAACGTTAATAGGATATCGGGCTGGATTACTCTCATCAGAAATATTACACAGCGTTATTGTTTTAATGCTCGTCACGTCAACCTTGGGACCCTTCATAACTGCTCGAATAGCTGTTGGTTTGGCTTCCTCACCAGCCGCAGATCCACCACCAACAACTCTACCCGATCGCGATGTACCAGAAACAGACAGTGCTTTGACTATAGTTGTACCTGTTTATAATCCTCAGACCCAGCAGTATTTGATTGAAATGGCAGCGTTATTAGCGCGTCAGTCAAAGGGTAAAATTGTACCGCTAGCGATCGCTACTGCTGCTGCTCATATGGATGCACCCCAGTTAGAAGCTTCTCTAGAACGAAGTGAGCGCTTATTAACCAAAGCCACCGCCCAAAGTCGAGTATTAGGTCTAGCTGCACAATCAGTACTGCGAATTGATGATGCTTTTGCTCAGGGAATTAGCAGAGCTGCCCGCGAACAAAAAGCTAGTTTAATTGTTATGGGTTGGGGTAAACGTACTGGGTTGCGAGCGCTGTTATTTGGTAATGTCGTCGATGGTGTGCTTTGGGCAGCCCACTGTCCTGTTGCAGTAACACGTTTGGTGGAATCACCAAAAAAAATTCAGCGCATCTTAGTACCAGTAGAAAATTTAACAGCACCAATATTGCAGCCTGTACAATTCGCCCAGATGTTGGCACAAGCAAATCAAAGCCACATCACTGTGCTGAATGTGTGCGATCGCCGCACTAGCTCTAGTAAAATTGCTTGGAGGCGATCGCATCTCTCGCTATTAATATCTAAATTAGCTCTGCCTAATGCCCCAGAAATTCAAATTATCGCTCATGAGAATGTAGCTCAAGCAATTTTGCAAGCAGCACGGTTATATGATTTAGTCGTTTTACCTTTTATACGCAATCGTACTAGTCCTGGAGGGTTAGCTATTAGCGATGTCACAACTGAGTTAGCCAGACAACTCACCTGTTCCATAGTCATGCTTGGAGAACCACAACGCACTCAAACAAATGTGGCGATCTCTGAGACAGCTAATAGCATTACATCTGCTGTATAA
- a CDS encoding ExbD/TolR family protein, whose protein sequence is MKVNLHTPIEEVQIQIIPLIDVVFCILTFFLLAALQFTRQQAINVDLPKASAKTVSGITSQSGSQIVTIDAVGNTYIEKQPVKREDLAKRLKLYLQANPNAVVVLNASRTATYNDVIETLDLLRQVGGDRVSLGIIPGPSQSPTNSLNQPPAPSFPTNPGQAPFPGINPEGGLTPRFPSAPGQGISPINPNISNPPASPAPVAPQQSQSTPKR, encoded by the coding sequence ATGAAAGTTAATCTACATACTCCAATCGAAGAAGTCCAAATTCAAATCATTCCTTTAATTGATGTTGTTTTTTGTATTCTGACGTTTTTTTTGTTAGCAGCACTGCAATTTACGCGCCAACAGGCAATAAATGTTGATTTGCCCAAAGCCAGCGCTAAAACCGTATCTGGGATAACGTCACAAAGTGGCAGTCAGATTGTAACTATCGATGCTGTTGGTAACACTTACATAGAAAAACAGCCTGTAAAACGTGAGGATTTGGCAAAAAGGTTAAAACTGTATCTCCAAGCAAATCCCAATGCCGTTGTGGTGCTGAATGCTTCACGCACAGCAACTTACAATGATGTGATTGAGACATTAGACTTGCTGCGGCAAGTAGGAGGCGATCGCGTTTCTTTGGGAATTATTCCCGGGCCATCTCAATCACCCACAAACTCACTCAATCAGCCTCCTGCGCCTTCTTTCCCAACTAATCCTGGTCAAGCACCATTTCCAGGCATCAACCCCGAAGGCGGTCTTACCCCCAGATTTCCCTCAGCCCCTGGGCAAGGTATCAGTCCAATCAATCCTAATATTTCCAACCCACCAGCATCCCCAGCACCTGTAGCACCTCAACAAAGCCAATCTACTCCTAAAAGGTGA